A window of the Brassica napus cultivar Da-Ae chromosome C5, Da-Ae, whole genome shotgun sequence genome harbors these coding sequences:
- the LOC106402133 gene encoding uncharacterized protein LOC106402133: MVCFCFMVDQKRKMKASKPAAGMCSRCGRGARIADMKTSTRFCLIPIYCRSWRAIVCSFCGSVLKSYR; encoded by the coding sequence ATGGTGTGTTTCTGTTTCATGGTGGACCAGAAGAGAAAGATGAAAGCAAGCAAACCAGCGGCGGGAATGTGTTCTCGGTGCGGTCGTGGTGCAAGAATCGCTGACATGAAGACTTCAACGAGGTTTTGTCTAATACCTATTTATTGCAGATCTTGGAGAGCCATCGTCTGCAGCTTTTGCGGCTCTGTTCTTAAATCCTACCgttga
- the BNAC05G38100D gene encoding uncharacterized protein BNAC05G38100D: MGKTAGNRDWTQIYAIYGIQQWQTLVFLLFHAFFFSILSLLFLVYFDQICFFLDSFFLSGASRLTAGFTGAVTALSAVCLLFAAANFVYSDVPLQYEMAQRMVSSVSDWSCVKTALDLGCGRGILLNAVATQLKKTGSSGRVVGLDRSKRTTLSTLRTAKLEGVQEYVTCREGDVRTLPFGDNYFDVVVSSVFVHTVGKEHGQKSVEAAAERMRVLGEIVRVVKPGGLCVVWDLLHVPEYVRRLQELKMDDIRVSERVTAFMAGSHIVTFRKPSELVAGPREVRLDWRC, encoded by the exons ATGGGTAAAACCGCCGGGAACAGAGATTGGACTCAGATCTACGCTATCTACGGCATTCAACAATGGCAGACACTCGTCTTCCTTCTCTTCCacgccttcttcttctccatcctctctcttctcttcctcgTCTACTTCGACCAGATTTGCTTCTTCCTTGactccttcttcctctccggcgccTCCAGGCTAACAGCAGGTTTCACCGGCGCAGTAACCGCTCTCTCCGCTGTCTGTCTCCTCTTCGCCGCAGCTAACTTCGTCTACTCCGATGTTCCTCTCCAGTACGAGATGGCTCAGCGCATGGTCAGCTCCGTCAGCGACTGGTCCTGCGTCAAAACGGCGTTAGATCTCGGCTGCGGACGCGGCATCTTACTCAATGCCGTCGCGACGCAGCTCAAGAAAACCGGTAGCTCGGGTCGGGTCGTCGGGTTAGACCGCTCCAAACGCACCACTCTCTCCACTCTCCGCACCGCTAAACTTGAAg GTGTGCAAGAGTATGTGACGTGCAGGGAAGGAGATGTAAGGACGTTGCCGTTTGGGGATAACTACTTCGACGTGGTGGTCTCGTCGGTGTTCGTGCACACGGTGGGGAAAGAGCACGGTCAGAAGTCTGTTGAGGCGGCGGCCGAGAGGATGAGGGTTCTAGGGGAGATAGTGAGAGTCGTGAAGCCAGGAGGTTTGTGCGTGGTTTGGGATCTCTTACACGTGCCGGAGTACGTGCGGCGTCTCCAGGAGCTGAAGATGGATGATATCCGAGTCTCCGAGCGAGTTACGGCGTTTATGGCCGGGAGCCACATCGTGACTTTCAGGAAACCGAGCGAACTCGTCGCTGGACCCCGTGAAGTCCGCCTCGATTGGAGATGCTGA
- the LOC106400953 gene encoding peptidyl-prolyl cis-trans isomerase CYP37, chloroplastic isoform X1, with the protein MASPLSSSTVVSHRILSLHHPPLNRSLLFVKPKLPFSRTVSRDLRMRLHSETTNYGDKEHIPSSIDSKLNPLEGAGSKNLEKVVATILILAQVWSPLPLFGLDSAYISPAEAVLYSPDTKVPRSGELALRRAIPANPNMKTIQASLEDISYLLRIPQRKPYGTMESNVKKALKVAIDDKDSILASIPADLRDKGSELYASLVDGKGGLQALIESIRYQDPDKVSIRLASSLDTVAEMELLQASGLSFLLPQQYLNYPRLAGRGTVEITIEKADGSTFQAESGGDQRKSATIQVVIDGYSAPLTAGNFAKLVTSGAYDGAKLNTVNQAVITEDGSGKVESVSVPLEVMPSGQFEPLYRTPLSVQDGELPVLPLSVYGAVAMAHSENSEEYSSPYQFFFYLYDKRNSGLGGLSFDEGQFSVFGYTTAGRDILGQIKTGDIIKSAKLIEGQDRLILPAQNNSSST; encoded by the exons ATGGCTTCTCCGTTGTCTTCTTCCACCGTCGTCTCACACCGGATTCTATCTCTCCACCATCCGCCTCTTAACCGCAGCTTACTCTTCGTAAAACCCAAATTACCCTTCAGCCGAACCGTTTCCAGAGATCTTCGCATGCGCTTGCATTCTGAAACCACGAACTATGGCGATAAG GAACATATACCTTCTTCAATCGATTCAAAGTTGAACCCTTTGGAAGGAGCTGGATCAAAGAATCTCGAGAAAGTAGTTGCAACGATCCTGATACTAGCTCAAGTGTGGTCTCCATTGCCCTTGTTTGGTCTAGACTCTGCGTACATCTCACCTGCAGAGGCGGTTCTTTACTCTCCGGACACGAAAGTTCCAAGGAGTGGGGAACTTGCACTAAGAAGAGCCATTCCTGCTAATCCCAACATGAAGACTATACAG GCTTCGTTGGAAGATATATCGTATCTTCTGAGGATCCCTCAAAGAAAGCCTTATGGTACCATGGAGAGCAATGTGAAGAAAGCTCTAAAG GTGGCTATAGACGATAAAGATTCAATATTGGCTAGTATACCAGCAGACTTGAGAGACAAGGGCTCAGAACTTTATGCATCTCTGGTTGACGGCAAG GGTGGACTTCAAGCACTTATTGAATCAATTAGGTATCAAGATCCTGATAAAGTGTCCATTCGCCTGGCATCATCACTAGACACTGTTGCGGAGATGGAGTTATTACAA GCATCTGGATTGTCATTTTTGCTTCCTCAGCAATACTTGAACTACCCTAG GTTAGCAGGAAGAGGAACTGTGGAAATCACCATTGAGAAAGCTGATGGTTCTACATTTCAAGCTGAATCTGGGGGAGATCAAAGAAAGAGTGCTACAATCCAGGTTGTTATAGATGGTTATTCAGCTCCATTAACAGCAGGGAATTTCGCTAAACTG GTAACAAGTGGTGCATATGATGGAGCCAAACTCAATACAGTGAACCAAGCTGTTATTACAGAGGATGGGAGTGGTAAGGTGGAGAGTGTTAGTGTTCCACTAGAAGTAATGCCTTCTGGACAGTTCGAACCTCTCTACAGAACTCCATTGAGTGTCCAG GATGGAGAGCTACCAGTTCTTCCTTTATCAGTTTATGGAGCTGTTGCAATGGCCCACAGCGAAAACTCAGAGGAATACTCTTCTCCTtaccaattcttcttctacctaTACGATAAAAGAAAC TCTGGCTTAGGAGGCTTATCATTTGATGAAGGGCAGTTCTCGGTTTTCGG GTACACAACAGCAGGAAGAGATATTCTTGGGCAGATCAAGACAGGAGATATCATCAAATCTGCAAAACTAATCGAAGGCCAAGATCGTCTTATTTTGCCTGCTCAGAACAACAGCTCATCCACTTGA
- the LOC106400953 gene encoding peptidyl-prolyl cis-trans isomerase CYP37, chloroplastic isoform X2: MKTIQASLEDISYLLRIPQRKPYGTMESNVKKALKVAIDDKDSILASIPADLRDKGSELYASLVDGKGGLQALIESIRYQDPDKVSIRLASSLDTVAEMELLQASGLSFLLPQQYLNYPRLAGRGTVEITIEKADGSTFQAESGGDQRKSATIQVVIDGYSAPLTAGNFAKLVTSGAYDGAKLNTVNQAVITEDGSGKVESVSVPLEVMPSGQFEPLYRTPLSVQDGELPVLPLSVYGAVAMAHSENSEEYSSPYQFFFYLYDKRNSGLGGLSFDEGQFSVFGYTTAGRDILGQIKTGDIIKSAKLIEGQDRLILPAQNNSSST, encoded by the exons ATGAAGACTATACAG GCTTCGTTGGAAGATATATCGTATCTTCTGAGGATCCCTCAAAGAAAGCCTTATGGTACCATGGAGAGCAATGTGAAGAAAGCTCTAAAG GTGGCTATAGACGATAAAGATTCAATATTGGCTAGTATACCAGCAGACTTGAGAGACAAGGGCTCAGAACTTTATGCATCTCTGGTTGACGGCAAG GGTGGACTTCAAGCACTTATTGAATCAATTAGGTATCAAGATCCTGATAAAGTGTCCATTCGCCTGGCATCATCACTAGACACTGTTGCGGAGATGGAGTTATTACAA GCATCTGGATTGTCATTTTTGCTTCCTCAGCAATACTTGAACTACCCTAG GTTAGCAGGAAGAGGAACTGTGGAAATCACCATTGAGAAAGCTGATGGTTCTACATTTCAAGCTGAATCTGGGGGAGATCAAAGAAAGAGTGCTACAATCCAGGTTGTTATAGATGGTTATTCAGCTCCATTAACAGCAGGGAATTTCGCTAAACTG GTAACAAGTGGTGCATATGATGGAGCCAAACTCAATACAGTGAACCAAGCTGTTATTACAGAGGATGGGAGTGGTAAGGTGGAGAGTGTTAGTGTTCCACTAGAAGTAATGCCTTCTGGACAGTTCGAACCTCTCTACAGAACTCCATTGAGTGTCCAG GATGGAGAGCTACCAGTTCTTCCTTTATCAGTTTATGGAGCTGTTGCAATGGCCCACAGCGAAAACTCAGAGGAATACTCTTCTCCTtaccaattcttcttctacctaTACGATAAAAGAAAC TCTGGCTTAGGAGGCTTATCATTTGATGAAGGGCAGTTCTCGGTTTTCGG GTACACAACAGCAGGAAGAGATATTCTTGGGCAGATCAAGACAGGAGATATCATCAAATCTGCAAAACTAATCGAAGGCCAAGATCGTCTTATTTTGCCTGCTCAGAACAACAGCTCATCCACTTGA
- the BNAC05G38120D gene encoding uncharacterized protein BNAC05G38120D, giving the protein MQAVRRIPSGEGAEMRGRSETNRVRRKSHGSSLRVRQPCTCSGRPGSAKCVRHGFMVPSNEKLMRKASDGSREVLRRALTPPIRRMNLRWLNFRPTPSRLCKMSSV; this is encoded by the coding sequence ATGCAGGCTGTGAGAAGGATCCCATCAGGAGAAGGTGCAGAGATGCGTGGAAGATCCGAGACCAACCGGGTCAGACGTAAGAGTCACGGGTCAAGTCTGAGAGTTCGACAGCCTTGCACGTGTTCAGGACGGCCTGGCTCTGCCAAGTGCGTGCGCCACGGGTTTATGGTGCCAAGCAACGAGAAGCTTATGCGAAAGGCGAGTGACGGAAGCAGAGAGGTGTTGAGAAGAGCTTTGACGCCTCCGATCCGGCGGATGAATCTCCGGTGGTTGAATTTCCGGCCAACACCTAGCCGACTCTGTAAAATGTCTTCCGTTTga